The Candidatus Thermoplasmatota archaeon nucleotide sequence TCTGGATTTCGTCTATCATGAGGAGAATGCCCTTCTCAGAGCATATCTTCCTGAGCTCCTTCAGGTAGCCAGGTGATGGAATATTGATCCCCGCCTCCCCCTGGATAGGCTCGACCAATATCCCAATGGTCTTCGGGTTGATAGCTTTCTTGAAAGCGGGTATGTCATCATAGGGAATGGTAACGAAACCTGGCGTGAAAGGCCCGAACCCCTTCTTCGAATCAGGGTCGCTGGAGAAGCTGATGATGGTGGTGGTCCTTCCATGGAAGTTGTTCTCACAGACTATGATCTCCCCCTCGCTTTCAGGGATGCCTTTCTTCTGGTGAGCGTACCTCCTCGCAAGCTTTATCGAAGTCTCCACGGCTTCGGCGCCTGTGTTCATTGGCAGCGCCATCTCCATGCCGGATACCTCACACAGCTTCTTCAAGAAAGGTCCCATCCTGTCATTGGAGAAGGCTCTGGAGGTGAGCGAAACTTTCTTCATCTGGTCAATCGCCGCCTTCACTATCCTATCGTTCAGGTGTCCTTGGTTAATCGCGGAGTATGAGCTGAGCATGTCGATGTACTTCTTGCCCTCGACATCCCAGACCCAAACGCCCTTCGCCTTCGAGATGACGACTGGCAACGGGTGGTAGTTGTGGGCACCGTAGGTCTGTTCGAGTTCAATGTAGTCTGTGGCTTTCATGTTGACATCCTTCCGACCGCTCGTTTGATCTCGAGCAGTGACAAGCTCGGAATGTCATCAACTCTTAAAACAATTCTCCGGGACCCCGGGAAGAGTAACGTCTAAGGCTGCCTAGCCATCCTTGTCCAACACCAACAACGCAATCCCAATCAGGAGGCCCCAGAGGAGTATGCTCAAGACGGCAAGCGTCTCAGAGAGCGGGTTTCCGCCCACCGGGAGCATTGCCAGCCCGAACATGAACACCATCAGCGTGACCAAGTATCCGAATCTGCCGAGAGAGTTCGACCGACATAGAGAGTAAGCAACTACCCCGAGGGTGACCAGCATAGTCAAGAAGAACCCGTAGGAGACGACGCCGTGGATGTCCCCGGCATCCTCTGTGAAGATCCCGATGCTGATCAGGAACAGTCCGGCGATCGCCATCAATAGAGTGCAGACTATGGGCGACCGGCCATTTCCCAGGACTGGACTGAGACCAAACACCGCGAAGGGTATGAAAAGTGCTCCAGCTATGATGACTCCTGCATTGAACGCCCACGCCCCATCGCTCACACCAAGGTCGCTCAGGTAGTTCTTGCCAAAAACGTAGCCAGAGTCAAGTGACATCGCGATTGAATAGAGGGCGACGAACGAAATGATAGCCGCCAGGCCACAAACGATGCCAACCTTCTGAGACAAGGGCTTCATCACGTCGGATGATGACATTACATTTGCACAAGCCTTCAGAGCAGACTATCAGGGTCAGAGCCGGAAGTCCTGCTGAGCGGCCTTCACAATACCGTAGACTGGTTTTGGAATGTCTGGCATCGGCTCGGCAACGTCCACCAGGGGCGGCCTCGGAATGTGATATACCTTCTGCGGGAAATCGACATCCTCGGAGAACAGTCTCCCATACGACCACATCATCAGGGAGACGACGGCCACGAAATACGCAGTGACGACCATGAGCGAGAACTGCCACATGTAGGTCCAGCTGAAGACTATCAAGAGGACTGAGAGGACCGCTCCGAATATGAGTCCGGAGACGAGGTCGACGATTGTCTCCTTGTTGCTCGTTCCAACGCCTATGTTGGAATAGTTCACATGCCGGGCAATCTCCGCAATCTCCAAGCGCACCTCGACGAACACGCCACCCGCGAGAACTAGCCCCGCGAGAGCCACGAGCACATGGACGAATGACTGAGTCATCAGAGAGGCGATGCACACTCCGACGAATGCCGCCAAGAGGATCGCCGTCATCCTAGCGCCCTTGAACATAGGCAAGTTCGAAGGCATGACGGCCTTCCCGAGCGTCCTTGAAATCACTGCCCCAGAGAACTGGAGCGACTTCGGGACTAGCTTGGTCAAACCGTTTGCGAACTTCGCCGAGTGCTTCACCAGTGGAGGTGTGATGGCACTCATCACGAAGCAGAAGGTGCCGGCGAAGGGATTCAGCTGAGCGCCCATGGTGGCTCCTTGAACCTTGCTTCCGACGCTGGCGTACAGGATCGACTCGATGCCCCTCCCGCTCATGCTCGTCCCGATGGTCGTCGAAGCCTTGGCTGAGAACCCGAGGAAGTACGATATCGAGGACATCACGAATGCCTCGTAAACCAGCACCAACGGCACTGCAAGTACCACCATCCAGAGCACATTCCCGAACATCGCGGGGTCTATCATCATCCCGAAGGACGTGAAGAATATCGCAACGAAGACGTCCTTGAACGATTCCAGCTTCGACTGAATCCTGGCAGAGACCTTGCTTTCGGCGAGTATCATCCCTATGAAGAAGGCGCCGATGATGGGTGGCACATTCATCACGGCCGCGACGCCAGAGGTCAGGAAGACGATTCCGAGTGCGAACAGTATGAAGAGTTCATCGTTCTCGATCTTGTTGAAGAACTTCACGACTCTCGGTACGGCGTACATCGCTATCCAAACAAAGAACACGTAGAACGCAACGATGCTGATAAGGAGCTGGCCATAGCCCATCGGATTCGCAGAAGGCTGTACGATCATGCCACTTGCGACTGCGAGTATGACCATCGCAATGAAGGTCTCGACGACGACCAAGCCGATGAGGAACTCCACTTCTGGGCTTGACATCCTCTTCAGGTCGAATAGCACCTTCATGGCGATGCTGGTGCTGCTCATCGCGATCACGCCCGCCAGGAATATCGAGTCTATCAGCGGCCATCCTAGGTAAGATGCGAATATGAATCCGACGAAGAGCCCGACACTCGTGTCGATCACGGCCAGTATTATTGCCGGTGTGCGTGTCTTCTTAAGCTTCGTGAACGAGAACTCAAGACCTACGAAGAACATCAACATCACGAGGCCGACGTAGGAAAGCAGCTCGATGATGGTCGTGTCCGTGATCAGGCCATGGTATTCGAACCCAAGTATCTCGAGGCTCATCTTGGGACCGATGAACGCACCTATGATGATGTATCCTATCATGACTGATTGGTTGAGTTTTCCCGCCAGCGTCGCCGCTATGAACGCGAGGAGCATTATCGAGCCAAGCTGGAGGAGCAGTTCAGCCTCGTTCATCATCTTGCCTGCACATCCTTGCGGCTGGAGATGATGCCCTCTGACTCACGAAGAATCAGCCTGCATCCCATCTGGGCCGCTAATTGACCCGGACCGTACTTATAGTTTTTCGACAGGAGAACCGAGCCAGATGTCGGGACGATCTAGTAGCTACGCTACTAGGCGGAAACGGCCGGTGGGAAGAGTATCAAGAGCACGATGTAGACGATGTACAACGAGCCGGAGGCCAACATGACGCGATAGCTGATGCCGTTTTTCCGCCGGATGGAGAAGAACAGCCACGCGGAAGCAGCGAGGGCGATGAGTATGCTTGCGATGTTGATCGGCTCGAGCTTCCACTGGGTGAAGAGAAGTCCGATGCTCAGAGGTATGCTGCTCTGGAAGACCATGGCGCCCGTGATGTTCCCGAACCCAAGGGTATCCTTCTTGCGCAGGTACCAGGAGACGCTGTTGAACTTCTCAGGGAGCTCAGTGGCGATGGGCGCGATGAGGAACGCGAGGATGATGGGAGGCACACCGACTGCCTCGGATACATTCTCGACCTCGTTGACGAACATCTTGGCTCCGATTATGATGCCTAGCAGCGCTGCAGCGACCTGGAGTGCGATAAGGAAGAATCCCAGACGCCCGTGCTCAGGCACCTTGCAGACTCGACACATGTAGAGCGCGGGACAGGAGTTCTCTCCCTCCTCAGTTCCGTCCTTCAAGGTCTTGCGAAGGTAGATGACATATGCCGCCAGGAGTGCTACTGCAAAGCCATAGTTGATGTACCCATTGTCGAAGAAGGTCTGCATGCTCAGAAGGCCGGTGACAAGCGCCACGCAGTACATCACCATGAAGTACTTCATGTCTCGCTCCGCATGATCCTTGCGTAGTACTAAATAGCCCTTCCTTGTGCCCCTCTTGAATCCGATCCAGATGGCGACGCCGCCGACGAACATAGCTAGCGTGCCCAACATGAAAGGTGCGCCCAGAATCGCACCCTGGCCGATTTCCTCGCTCTGCTCAGCCGTGCCTAGGAATATCGCTATCAAGGGGACTATCGTCTCAGGCATCGCCGTCCCGACGGCTGCCAACACGCTCCCGGTGGCCGTCTCTGCGAGACCTAGCTTCATGCCGAGCACTTCGATGCCGTTCGTGAAGATCTCGCAGCTTACAATGATGATGGCCAGTGCAGCTAGCAGCAGCGCAAGAACTTCGAGGTGGACCACGGGTGAAGCACCCGACCAGCCAACAAGCGTGTCCTACTTGAATGATTCCAAAGGACTGCTTTGATGGCATGAAGAAAGAGGCTCCCGCCCATTTGGCCATTGGACAACTGGCCCGAGGCGGGAGAGCCATGCAATGAATATGATCGGACATGCACAGAAAGAACGTCCAGGTTTGCGTGATGAACGAGAAGGATAAGGTGCTGGCTGATGTCCGGTTCCCCTCGAGCTCTGGGGAGATTGACGGGTTCCCAAACTAAGGTCTGGAATCTGCTGGTGAATGCTGCTGGAGGCGAGATGGTGCATCCGGCCCAAGGTCCAGACTGGTTTCCCGGAATCCCAGTCGCTGTATCCCGCCCTATGCTATGCCATCGATCTGAGCGGTTCGGGCAGAGATGGGCATGTTATAACTAGAGGATTGCCAATCTCCATTCCGATTCCAACGAGGGTCAGATGGCAACAGATGCACATTGGCACGCAATCAGTATCGATGATGTGGAGAAGACCCTTATCACCGATGTCGACAACGGCCTGTCTAAGGTTGAGGCTCAAGCTAGGCTCGAGAGGTATGGCCCTAATGTATTGGTGACGGAGAAGAAGGCTTCACCGCTGCGAATACTACTCAAGCAGTTTTCGAATATCTTGATTCTGATCCTAATTGTTGCGACAGCTCTTTCCGCCATGATGGATGAATTGATCGACGCAATTGTGATACTAGTCATAATCGTGTTCGTTGTAGTGCTCGGCTTTCTCCAGGAGTACAGGGCCGAGAGAACTCTTGACGCCCTGAAGAGGATGCTCAGTCAGACATGCACAGTAAGAAGGGAGGGAAGTGATTCTGAACTATCGGTCAGCGAGCTTGTCCCGGGCGACCTCGTGGCCCTGAAAGCAGGCGACAAGGTGCCTGCCGATATGAGAGTCACAATTGCAGTCGACCTGCGCTTAGATGAAGCCTCCTTGACGGGCGAATCGGTTCCCGTTGTCAAGACGCTCGACGTCCTCTCGAGGGACATGCAGGTTGCGGACAGGACAAACATGGTTTTCACCGGGACCACAATCGTGCATGGTCGAGGCAGGGCCTTGGTGGTCGCAACTGGGATGAACACTGAATTCGGCAAGATAGCTGAAGCGCTCAAGAGCGTTGTCAGTGAGAAAACGCCTCTCGAACGGAGGATGAGCGAGATTGGGAGGACCATCAGCGTGTTGGTTCTAGCAATCATCGTGATAGTCGTGTCTGTCGAGCTCGTGGAGGAGTATTTCATATACGGTCATATCGACCCCGCGCTCATCGTCAAGGTTCTGCTATTCGGCATTGCATTGGCAGTCGCCGCGGTCCCTGAGGCGCTCCCCGCGGTCGTGACAGCCAACCTCGCTTTAGGGATGCGTATGATGGCGAAAAACAACGCCCTTATCAGAAAGATGCATGCCGTAGAGACCCTCGGTTGCACGCAAATCATCTGCTCAGACAAGACTGGCACATTGACGAAGGGGGAGATGACCATCAGGCGAGCATATCTCGGTGGGAGTTACTTTGACGTTTCGGGCGCCGGGTACGAGTTGCGTGGAGACGTGTCCATCGATGGGATGCCGCTAGATGATGGCAGTCGCCTCTCGTGTGTGAGATTGGCAATCGCGGCCGCGAGATGCAACGATGCTCGCCTGGAGGAGGTGAATGACAAGGTGGTGGTGAGAGGCGATCCGACCGAGGGCGCGCTGATAGTGTTCGCCGAGAAGCTCGGACTTCGGCGGAACGAGATGAACGATGCATATCGGCGCATCTCGGAGGTGCCGTTCAGCTCAGAGCGGAAGCTCATGACTGTCATCGATTCGACTCCTGAGAACACTCTCTTGGTGAGCATGAAAGGCGCTCCGGAAATGGTGCTTAGATGCTGCACGCGGACATATGCAAGCGGGTCCGAAATCGAGCTGTCCGAGACCGAGGCGAAGCAGATAGTGCAGGCCAACGACGAAATGGCCGCGCGCGGGCTCCGAGTCCTTGCCATCGCAGACAAGCGATTGCCGCAGACAACGTCTCTTGCCAACATGGCATCTGTCGAGAAGGATTTCACGTTTCTCGGCCTGGTGGGAATGATAGACCCTCCGAGACCCGAAGTCAAGGAAGCCATTCAGGTGGTTCACAGTGTTGGTATGAAGACAATCATGATCACTGGCGACCACAAGCTGACGGCGATGGCGATCGCGAAGGAGCTGGGAATAAACGATCCGGACGATATGGCCCTCACGGGAGAGGAACTGGAACGCATTGGCGAAAAGGAATTCGAGAGGATCGTTGAGAAGGTCACCGTCTACGCCCGTGTGTCCCCCTCCCACAAGCTCAGGATAGTCAAGGCCTGGCAGAAAAAGGGTTGCGTTGTTGCGATGACAGGCGATGGGGTGAACGACGCGCCTGCGTTGAAGAGTGCCGACATTGGCATCTCGATGGGTATCACAGGTACTGACGTCACCAAAGAGGCCTCGGACATGGTTCTGGCGGACGACAACTTCGCGACGATCGTGAAGGCGGTTGAGAAAGGTCGGTGGATCTATGACAACATCAAGAAGTACCTCGCGTTCCTCCTCCAGGCAAACCTTGCCGAGATTGCGGTCCTCACCATATGCGCGCTTTTCGTGTTGCGTCTCGCCGGTTTCGAGGGCGATGAAATCCTCCCATTGCTCCCAGTGCATATCCTTTACATCAATCTGGCCACAGATGGTCTTCCAGCCATCGCTCTGAGCTTCAGCCCGCCCGACCCCGACCTTATGCAGCGTCCTCCGCGCAAGAAGAACGAATCGGTCTTCACGAAGGACGTGAAGCTGTTTCTAGTCAGGGCACTGCTTGTCGAGACGCCAATCCTGATCTTCGCGTTCGTCAGCGCACTGCCTGAGGGCATCGATTCAGCGAGGACGAGACTGTTCCTCACATTCGTCTTTGTCGAACTGGCCATGGCCCTCAATTGCCGGTCGCTCAGGTTCACGTTGGCCAGGGCAAGACCCCACAAATGGCTGCTGTTGGCAGTTGCTTGGGAGGCGTTGCTGATAGTGATCATACTAGCAATTGCCCCTGCGAGGGCTGCTCTCCACCTAACTCTCCCGACTCTTGACGACGTCGCATGGATAGTCGTTGGGATGTCGGCCACGTTCATCGTAGTCGAGGCAATGAAGCGCTACGTCGTCCTCGACAGCGAGATGTCGGACAGCGGCAGAGGGAATTGCATACGTGATTCGTAGGATGCGGTGCTCGGCCCCTCGACGGAGACGGGGGATTCTTCGACAAATCTCTCGATCTCGGAAGGTCGCTCGAAGCCTTCGCGACGGAAGGCCCGGACGACGCATCTCGAGGGCGAGGGGTTCGCTGGAGGTGCCTGGCCGACCAAAGACCAAACGAGTCTCCTGGAGGAATGATACCTTGAGAGCCCGCCATGCGACCGGGCCGCATGGGATGTGATCACGACTTGATTAACGGAACTACGCAAGAGAGCATTATCGGGCATGAAAGTGGGCCCTGAAGCCAAAAAGGTGAGGAGTTGGAGCTGCTCTTCTGCTGCTTCCTTTTTGTCCATCGCCGCGAGGGAGGTACTATCAGTCGGACTTGGGGTCCAGCGTGAGCACAGGACACAGAGACAAATGCATCAACATGATTTCACCGGAAACATCCCACATCTAGCATGGCCTCTCCGCATGGCCGACCCTAGATGTCAAGTCCTGATGTCGATTGGTTCGACGAGGCCCACGGTCCGCATCCATATGAGACGACCGTCAATCGTCGTGTCACCAATGTTCAAATCGCTGCAATCTCAGCATTGTCACCAGAGAAAGAACAAAGAGGATGTTCGATGCTGCCATGAGCGTGGATCTGTGCGGGACGGATCCCGAGTCAATTAGGAAGGCGGGAACCGTAGTCAGAAACGGCGGTCTTGTGGCGTTCCCCACGGAGACCGTATATGGACTTGGAGCTGATGCCCTGAACCCAATTGCGGTTGCGCGAATCTTCGAGGCAAAAAACAGGCCGACATTCGACCCGCTGATCGTGCACTTATGTTCCATGGCAGACGTGAAAAGGCTCTGCACTGGGATCGACAGGCGGGCGACGGAGCTGATCAAGGCTTTCTGGCCTGGGCCACTAACGCTGGTGCTCCCCAAGTCGTCAGCCGTTCCGGGGATAGTCACCGCTGGCCTCCCCACTGTGGCTGTCAGGATGCCATCCCATCCTGTTGCTCTAGCGCTAATAAGGGAGTCGAGGACTCCAATCGCCGCCCCCAGCGCGAACATGTTCGGACGGCTTAGCCCGACCTCTGCGTCCCACGTGGCAGAGCAACTGGGGAGCCGAATCGATCTGATAGTGGACGGTGGGAGGTGCCCGCTCGGGATAGAGTCGACCATCGTAGACCTATCGGGAGACCGCGCTAGCATATGTCGCCTCGGCAGCTTGCCAGTCGAGGATATCGAGAAGGTCATAGGCAGGGTGCGAATAACAAAGCCATCGGCGACAAGGCCGCGGGCACCCGGTCAACTGCCCCGACACTATTCGCCCGAGACTCCAATAAGGCTTGTTGTGTCGACACGCCTGGAAAGGGAATTCAAGGGCAAGAAAGGAGTCGGCTATCTCTCGTTCAAACGTCCCCAGAAGGAATTGCCCTACAAGGCTGTCGAAGTTCTTTCGCCCACGGGAGACCTGCGTGAGGCGGCTGCTAATCTGTTCGCCTGCCTTCACAGGCTTGACGAAGCTGGAGTGGACATCATTCTCGCCGAACCGGTTCCGGAAGTGGGACTGGGCAGGGCAATAATGGACCGGCTCAGAAAGGCGAGCGGTAAAGGAACCCTACAACGTCGTTGCTGACCGGACACGGTACAGGGGGGATTGTTTGCGGTAACGTCAACGAGAAGGATGTCCGCCAATAGGGCGGCGTGTGCGAGGATCCGGATTATGGCCCGGAACATGCTGGTGAGTAAAAGTGGATGCTTCACTTATCGGTACAGAATGAATGAGCCTCGAACTCCGTTTCCTTGCCAGCAAGAAATGCTTTCGCCATTCCATCCCCTTGTTCTTCTTTCCCCCCGCACCCGCTATGCACGACGACGCGTTCCTGTGCGATGCTAGGCGTGGTAGGCCGTCACCCACATTGGCCGCGCAGGGCGGGGCTAGTCCGCGCCTTGGGCGCGCCCAGTTTGAACTGGTTCGCCTTCTCCCCATCCCACGGCAAGAGGCTATCCTATCCCTGGAGTCAAGGACACACTAATCAATCTGGCTTGACTCTCAGGAGAGGCCATATCGTGCCGACGTTCATCCCTTTCCAGGATGTCGCCTTTCAGGGGTTTCTACAGAACACAGAGTCCACAAGGATTAAGTACACACAAAAGCTGATTTCGCGGTGATGCTCGGGCTCTTCAAGTGGAGCGGGTTCAAGACCCATTGGCACCTAAGGGTGCTGTACATCTCCACCTTCCTTCTTCGGACGGCTTTCGGCGCGCTTCTCCTGCTCATCGCGATGTATGTCCCGACCTCAGCCGCTGTCGACGTGGGATTGGATCCAGGGATTACCCAGCAGTCCCGGGAGGATTTCGCCACACTGTTGAACGTCGCTATCATAGCAGTTCCATATCCCCTCGCCGAGATGGTCACTGCCAACTACTTCGGGATCCTGAGCGACAGGGTCGGGAGGAAGCCAGTGATTGTAGCAGGGACCGCCTTGGCAGCAGTCATAGTCGGTCTGTACACTCTCTCGAATAATGTCTGGTATCTGGCGTTCATGCACGGGATACACGGAATTGGAGCGGCAGCGACCGTCGCTCCTGCCATCGCCATGATCGCCGATCATGCGAACTCGTGCGACCGCGGGAGACAGATGGGGTGGTTCGACTACTCCACCTTCCTAGGATACATCCTAGGTGCGGTCGTGGGCGGTTTCATGATTGATCTCACCGGTGCAAGGATCGGTTTCGTAATAATCACGGCCTTGCTCATTGAGTCCGCGGCGATGCTCTACGCGCTGGTGAAATCAGAGAGGCCCATCGTGAGAAGCCAGCACTTTGGCGGTCTTGCTGAACTGAAGCGTGTGTTCAAGGTGCGCGAGGTCCGCCTCATGTTCCCGATCTGGCTCATCATCGCGATCCTTTTGGGGCTCGCGATAACCTATCTCCCAAGGATAATGCTCAGTGAGGATGTCAGCGGATCGACCATTGGGATAATGTTCGCAGCCGCGGGGGTCGCCCTCGGACTGCTGCAACCGTTCTGGGGGAAGGTATCCGACATAGTCGGCAGAATCCCGGTCATGGCCTATGGAGTCTTCAGCATATTTGGCATAGTGGTCATGCTCGTCTTCTTCCCGGATGCGGCCTTCGATATCACCGACGAAGGCGTCGATTTCAAGCTGCTCGGGATGATACCACTGGCAATCATGGGCCTAGGCGCGGGAGCGTTCGTCCCCGCAGCTCTTGCGCTCATGGCAGACACATCTGACGTGGAATGCTACGGAGCCACCATGGGACTGTACTCGTTCGCGCTCGGGTTCGGAGCATTCATCGCAGAGGGGATGGGCCTAGGGATAATCATCGCCAGCAGAGGTGAGAGCGCTCCGACTTGGCTGCTCTATTTCGCAGCAGCCCTGATAGGTCTCGCCGTAGTATTGATGGTGTCCTTCTTCATGACAACTATCATAAAGAAGTGCCTGGTGAAGGCCCGAGATGAGGGCCCATGATAGAGGTTGACGGCTCACACGGTGAGGGCGGAGGACAGATACTCCGCACATCCATCGCCTTGTCATCCGTCCTCAACGAGCCAGTGAAGATCATTAACATCCGAGCGAAGAGGTCGACCCCGGGGCTCGCGCCATCGCATGTTACGAGCATCGAGGCCGTGGCCCAGATCGCAGACGCGGAAGTCGATGGACTCTACCACAGGTCCAAAGAGATAATGTTCAAACCTGGGCAGCTTACGGGCGGGGATTATGAATTCGATGTTGGCACCGCAGGAAGCGTCTCACTGGTGGTCCAGAGCTGCTTGTTGCCGGCGATCCTATCCAAATCGCGGACAGGGCTGACGGTCACGGGAGGGACGGATGTAAGGTGGTCTCCACCAATCGATTTCATGAGACTTGTGCATCTCCCCATGCTGCAGAAGTTCGGGCCGACCTTCGACATCGATACATCTGCTCGCGGGTTCTATCCAGAAGGCGGAGGGAAGGTAAGAGTTGAGATATTCCCGGCCACAAAGTTGAGCCCGGCCGTGCTGAACTCTCAAGGCAAGGTAATGTCAATCGAAGGCATCGCATATGCCCAGAACCTACCGGAGCACGTCGTCTCCAGAATGAAACACTCCGCCCTCAAGCGACTCCTGGATTTCAGAGAAGTGAGGATCGAATCTGACCTTAGAAAGGGCCGCAGCACTGGCGCGGGAATCGTGGTATCGGCAAGTTGCGCGAACACTGTGTTGGGCGCATCGGCATTAGGGGCCAAAGGGGTCAAGTCTGAAGTGCTGGGAGAGGATTGCGCGGCTGACCTTCTCGAAACCATCGGGTCCGGCGCGACAGTCGATGAGCATATGCTGGACCAGATACTGCCATACATGGCACTTGCAGGGGCTGGCTCCATAGTGCTCACTGAAGAGCTGACCGATCACGCAAGGACCAACATATGGGTCATCGAGAGATTCCTTGGAAAGAAGTTCGATGTGACACAGAAGGACGGCCTCACGGAGATAAGGACCATCTAGCCGTACATGCTTGGTCTAATGGGTCTCTTCTCACCACTCTGGGTAGTCGTCTGCTTCTGGATCTCCCTTATATGCTCCTCGATCCTCTGAGCCTCCTCGAAAAGAGGCTTTGCGTCAAAGTCTATCCCAAGGAGGAGATCGTCTATGGCCTCGAGGACCAGGGCGGCGGCCTTTGCATCGGGGAAGTCAGGATGGGCCTCGGCCAGAAGGGTAATCACATCGAAATCCCTCTTCCTACCCTCGTTCAGCAGGATGCCAGCGACTCCTGATATCACGCCCTCCTCAAAGGACTGGATACCATGCTGCTTCAGCATCTCGCGTCCCCTAACCGAACTCGCGATGCCGAAGACGACGTCAGAGATATCGGCGCTATCCCTGAGCTCGGGATCCACAACGAGCCCCTCCGGCGAGACAATCATCTTGCATTTCTGAGCTATTGCCCAATCAACGATCGCATTGGAGATCGGCCTTATGAGGTTCGGGGGGGCCTGGAACTCAGATATGAAAGCCACTATCCGGTCCCCGCTCTTCTCCTTCTTCCCCGCGTATATGCGCACTGGGCTGAGAGGGATCGCATCGCGTATGAGAGACACTGTCGGGAAATGGACCGAATCCATGATGCCTATGTGCTCCATCTCCAAGACCTTGATCAGGTAGTTTGCTGCAATGGAACTGACAAGGCCGACGCTGGGGAAACCATCTATGATGGTTGCGCCCCTGAGGTCGACCCGCTTGAACTCGTAGATCTTGATGTCGTTCCTGTCCATCAGCTGCCCAAATGCTATAGTCCACTAATAAGACTTCGGGGACGGCATCGCTTCAACAGTTTCGACATGGTACGCTACATGAACGAAATCCCTGTGCGGCTCTTTCTGGAACCGTAGGTTGAACCTGAGACAACGATTGACTGACTCTGACATCGGCCGGCTGGGTCTGAGCAGCCTAGAATCACACCTGTTCGTAGCCGCCAATCGAAACGGGCAGGTCATGGGAAGGCGATTGAGCACGCATGACCGTCCCTCATCAGCATTCCCCCAGGGCTAGTTTGTTTTTGGCACTG carries:
- the rocD gene encoding ornithine--oxo-acid transaminase — its product is MKATDYIELEQTYGAHNYHPLPVVISKAKGVWVWDVEGKKYIDMLSSYSAINQGHLNDRIVKAAIDQMKKVSLTSRAFSNDRMGPFLKKLCEVSGMEMALPMNTGAEAVETSIKLARRYAHQKKGIPESEGEIIVCENNFHGRTTTIISFSSDPDSKKGFGPFTPGFVTIPYDDIPAFKKAINPKTIGILVEPIQGEAGINIPSPGYLKELRKICSEKGILLMIDEIQTGFARTGRMFAFEHEGIKPDVLMVGKALGGGLYPVSACLSSREIMSVFTPGSHGSTFGGNPLAAAIAEESLNVLVDEKLADRSIEMGAYFVKRLKEIKSKKIKAIRAKGLLIGVEFYLGQKETVRPLCEKLMEKGVLAKDTHEKTIRFTPPLVITKDEIDWAMERIKEVFESA
- a CDS encoding DUF998 domain-containing protein, coding for MSQKVGIVCGLAAIISFVALYSIAMSLDSGYVFGKNYLSDLGVSDGAWAFNAGVIIAGALFIPFAVFGLSPVLGNGRSPIVCTLLMAIAGLFLISIGIFTEDAGDIHGVVSYGFFLTMLVTLGVVAYSLCRSNSLGRFGYLVTLMVFMFGLAMLPVGGNPLSETLAVLSILLWGLLIGIALLVLDKDG
- a CDS encoding cation:proton antiporter, with amino-acid sequence MMNEAELLLQLGSIMLLAFIAATLAGKLNQSVMIGYIIIGAFIGPKMSLEILGFEYHGLITDTTIIELLSYVGLVMLMFFVGLEFSFTKLKKTRTPAIILAVIDTSVGLFVGFIFASYLGWPLIDSIFLAGVIAMSSTSIAMKVLFDLKRMSSPEVEFLIGLVVVETFIAMVILAVASGMIVQPSANPMGYGQLLISIVAFYVFFVWIAMYAVPRVVKFFNKIENDELFILFALGIVFLTSGVAAVMNVPPIIGAFFIGMILAESKVSARIQSKLESFKDVFVAIFFTSFGMMIDPAMFGNVLWMVVLAVPLVLVYEAFVMSSISYFLGFSAKASTTIGTSMSGRGIESILYASVGSKVQGATMGAQLNPFAGTFCFVMSAITPPLVKHSAKFANGLTKLVPKSLQFSGAVISRTLGKAVMPSNLPMFKGARMTAILLAAFVGVCIASLMTQSFVHVLVALAGLVLAGGVFVEVRLEIAEIARHVNYSNIGVGTSNKETIVDLVSGLIFGAVLSVLLIVFSWTYMWQFSLMVVTAYFVAVVSLMMWSYGRLFSEDVDFPQKVYHIPRPPLVDVAEPMPDIPKPVYGIVKAAQQDFRL
- a CDS encoding sodium:calcium antiporter; translation: MVHLEVLALLLAALAIIIVSCEIFTNGIEVLGMKLGLAETATGSVLAAVGTAMPETIVPLIAIFLGTAEQSEEIGQGAILGAPFMLGTLAMFVGGVAIWIGFKRGTRKGYLVLRKDHAERDMKYFMVMYCVALVTGLLSMQTFFDNGYINYGFAVALLAAYVIYLRKTLKDGTEEGENSCPALYMCRVCKVPEHGRLGFFLIALQVAAALLGIIIGAKMFVNEVENVSEAVGVPPIILAFLIAPIATELPEKFNSVSWYLRKKDTLGFGNITGAMVFQSSIPLSIGLLFTQWKLEPINIASILIALAASAWLFFSIRRKNGISYRVMLASGSLYIVYIVLLILFPPAVSA
- a CDS encoding cation-translocating P-type ATPase, with translation MATDAHWHAISIDDVEKTLITDVDNGLSKVEAQARLERYGPNVLVTEKKASPLRILLKQFSNILILILIVATALSAMMDELIDAIVILVIIVFVVVLGFLQEYRAERTLDALKRMLSQTCTVRREGSDSELSVSELVPGDLVALKAGDKVPADMRVTIAVDLRLDEASLTGESVPVVKTLDVLSRDMQVADRTNMVFTGTTIVHGRGRALVVATGMNTEFGKIAEALKSVVSEKTPLERRMSEIGRTISVLVLAIIVIVVSVELVEEYFIYGHIDPALIVKVLLFGIALAVAAVPEALPAVVTANLALGMRMMAKNNALIRKMHAVETLGCTQIICSDKTGTLTKGEMTIRRAYLGGSYFDVSGAGYELRGDVSIDGMPLDDGSRLSCVRLAIAAARCNDARLEEVNDKVVVRGDPTEGALIVFAEKLGLRRNEMNDAYRRISEVPFSSERKLMTVIDSTPENTLLVSMKGAPEMVLRCCTRTYASGSEIELSETEAKQIVQANDEMAARGLRVLAIADKRLPQTTSLANMASVEKDFTFLGLVGMIDPPRPEVKEAIQVVHSVGMKTIMITGDHKLTAMAIAKELGINDPDDMALTGEELERIGEKEFERIVEKVTVYARVSPSHKLRIVKAWQKKGCVVAMTGDGVNDAPALKSADIGISMGITGTDVTKEASDMVLADDNFATIVKAVEKGRWIYDNIKKYLAFLLQANLAEIAVLTICALFVLRLAGFEGDEILPLLPVHILYINLATDGLPAIALSFSPPDPDLMQRPPRKKNESVFTKDVKLFLVRALLVETPILIFAFVSALPEGIDSARTRLFLTFVFVELAMALNCRSLRFTLARARPHKWLLLAVAWEALLIVIILAIAPARAALHLTLPTLDDVAWIVVGMSATFIVVEAMKRYVVLDSEMSDSGRGNCIRDS